The following proteins come from a genomic window of Salvia hispanica cultivar TCC Black 2014 chromosome 4, UniMelb_Shisp_WGS_1.0, whole genome shotgun sequence:
- the LOC125222935 gene encoding E3 ubiquitin-protein ligase MIEL1-like — protein MLMEGSPSDRLTFGKMGYGCKHYRRRCKIRAPCCNEVYDCRHCHNEATSIQRNIYDRHDLVRSDVKQVICSVCDTEQPVAHACVNCGVNMGEYFCNICKFYDDDIEKRHFHCDDCGICRIGGRENYFHCKKCGSCYSISLHNNHLCVEDSMRHHCPICFEYLFDSLKDVTVMKCGHTMHSECYHELIKRDRFCCPICSKSIMDMSIAWKRIDEEIEATVMPEEYRYKKVWILCNDCNDTTEVYFHIIGRKCSHCESYNTRTIAPPVLPQ, from the exons ATGCTAATGGAAGGCAGCCCCAGTGATCGCCTCACTTTTGGGAAGATGGGTTATGg ATGCAAGCATTATAGAAGAAGATGCAAGATTCGAGCTCCATGCTGCAACGAAGTCTATGATTGCCGCCATTGTCACAATGAAGCCACG AGTATCCAGCGCAATATTTATGATCGTCATGATCTAGTCCGGAGTGATGTGAAACAA GTTATTTGCTCTGTCTGTGACACTGAGCAGCCT GTTGCACATGCTTGTGTGAACTGTGGTGTCAATATGGGAGAGTATTTTTGCAATATCTGCAAATTCTACGATGATGAT ATTGAGAAAAGACACTTCCATTGTGATGATTGTGGGATCTGTAG GATTGGAGGCCGAGAGAACTACTTTCACTGCAAGAAGTGTG GCTCGTGTTATTCAATCAGTTTACACAACAACCACCTCTGTGTGGAGGATTCCATGAGGCATCACTGCCCTATATGCTTTGAG TATCTGTTCGACTCCCTCAAAGATGTAACAGTCATGAAATGTGGACACACCATGCATTCTGAATGTTACCATGAGCTAATAAAGCGTGACAG GTTCTGCTGCCCAATTTGTTCCAAGTCGATCATGGACATGTCTATTGCGTGGAAGAGAATAGACGAGGAA ATTGAAGCAACCGTGATGCCTGAGGAATACAGATACAAGAAGGTGTGGATTCTTTGCAACGACTGCAACGACACTACTGAAGTCTACTTCCACATAATTGGCCGGAAATGCAGCCACTGTGAATCGTATAATACAAGAACAATTGCTCCTCCTGTTCTTCCTCAGTGA
- the LOC125219372 gene encoding UDP-glucosyltransferase 29-like isoform X2 — MEEKKESFKILMFPWLAHGHIFPYLELAKRLSATHHFTMYLCSTTVNLDSIKSSISSEDDAAASVKLIELHMPSPPQLPPHLHTTSNLPSHLLLTLMKTFQESSSSFSDILDSLKPDLVIFDVYQPWAPKITSSKVGSGATFPFPAISLPDDDLTRRLALLAQNLRDADDDFAYGAMARSTGIVLSKSSRHVEQKYADYLSALSKKKIVCTGPLIAADANEHDDFEIMKWLNGKNLDSTIYISFGSECFLSKKQIEEIAKGLDLCDASFLWVIRFPAEEEAGTSIRLVEEELPAGFIETTKERGLVVTRWAPQTKILGHPSIGGFVSHCGRSSITESMYFGVPVIAMPMNADQPMNAQLMVELGVGVEVEKDHENGVYVGEEVAKAINKVIEEKNVLYEGLRSRARRLSETLREKEDEEVNEVAQQVSSY, encoded by the exons AtggaagagaagaaagaaagctTCAAAATCCTCATGTTCCCATGGTTAGCTCATGGACACATATTCCCATACCTCGAACTCGCCAAACGCCTCTCAGCAACGCACCACTTCACCATGTACCTTTGCTCCACCACTGTCAACCTTGATTCAATCAAATCCAGCATCTCGTCCGAAGATGATGCTGCTGCATCAGTGAAACTAATCGAGCTGCACATGCCGTCTCCCCCTCAACTCCCTCCCCACCTCCACACCACCAGTAACCTCCCCTCCCACCTCCTCCTAACCCTCATGAAAACCTTCCAAGAATCAAGCTCAAGCTTCTCAGACATCTTGGATTCCCTAAAGCCAGATCTTGTCATATTCGACGTATACCAACCATGGGCGCCCAAGATCACGTCATCCAAAG TGGGGAGTGGTGCTACCTTCCCATTTCCAGCTATTAGTCTGCCCGATGATGATCTTACCAGGCGGCTAGCTCTTCTCGCGCAAAATTTGAGGGACGCAGATGATGATTTTGCTTACGGAGCGATGGCAAGATCAACAGGCATAGTCTTGTCAAAGAGCTCTAGGCATGTTGAACAAAAGTATGCAGACTATCTCTCTGCTTTGAGCAAAAAGAAGATAGTTTGCACCGGCCCCTTGATCGCTGCTGATGCTAACGAGCACGATGATTTCGAGATAATGAAATGGCTAAATGGGAAGAATCTTGATTCTACCATATACATCTCCTTTGGCAGTGAATGCTTTTTATCCAAGAAGCAGATTGAAGAAATAGCAAAAGGGCTGGATCTTTGTGATGCTAGCTTCTTGTGGGTGATCAGATTTCCTGCTGAGGAGGAGGCGGGAACGAGCATCAGACTGGTCGAAGAAGAACTGCCAGCAGGGTTTATTGAAACAACGAAGGAGAGAGGGTTGGTTGTGACTAGATGGGCGCCACAGACGAAGATATTAGGCCATCCGAGTATAGGTGGCTTTGTGAGTCATTGTGGAAGGAGTTCAATCACGGAGAGCATGTATTTTGGTGTTCCGGTTATAGCCATGCCGATGAATGCTGACCAGCCTATGAACGCTCAGCTAATGGTGGAGCTCGGTGTTGGTGTGGAGGTGGAAAAGGATCATGAAAATGGAGTGTATGTTGGAGAGGAGGTTGCCAAAGCAATCAATAAGGTGATTGAGGAGAAGAATGTGTTGTATGAAGGTCTGAGGAGCAGGGCTCGGAGATTGAGTGAGACGTTGCGAGAGAAGGAAGACGAAGAGGTGAATGAAGTAGCTCAGCAGGTCAGCAGCTATTGA
- the LOC125224310 gene encoding lipase, with protein MESRSWLVVAILICSVTLSSCRELKVTVKHKHNHKQHDSAKYNHTLATILVQYASAVYMSDLTELFTWTCSRCNGLTEGFEILELIVDVKWCLQGFVGFAANLNAVVIAFRGTQETSIQNWVEDLFWKQLDINYPGVDGAMVHHGFYNAYNDSSLRPGVLSAVQLAKELYGDTDIMVTGHSMGGAMAALCGLDLRLTLGKQQKVQVVTFGQPRIGNAVFASYYSEVVPDTFRVTHGNDMVPHLPPYYSYFPQKTYHHFPREVWIRDLAFGSFVYTVEKVCDGSGEDPTCSRSVRGNSIADHLIYYGVEMGCNESTSTCRIVMDQGLAAYGLTDADGNFVVLRDPPKSVLKLNTDGGNRSTLV; from the exons ATGGAAAGCAGGAGCTGGCTGGTTGTTGCAATTCTCATATGTTCGGTGACTTTATCATCATGTAGAG AACTCAAGGTGACAGTCAAGCATAAGCACAACCATAAGCAGCATGACTCGGCAAAGTACAATCACACTCTTGCAACAATATTGGTGCAATATGCTTCAGCA GTATATATGTCAGACTTGACTGAGTTGTTTACATGGACTTGCTCAAGATGTAATGGTCTAACAGAG GGCTTTGAAATACTTGAGCTGATCGTTGACGTAAAATGGTGTCTACAG GGATTTGTTGGTTTTGCAGCTAATCTTAACGCTGTTGTTATTGCATTCAGGGGAACACAGGAAACCAG TATTCAGAATTGGGTCGAAGATTTGTTCTGGAAGCAGCTTGATATCAATTATCCTGGAGTTGACGGTGCAATG GTTCATCATGGTTTTTATAATGCTTATAATGACTCTTCATTACGTCCTGGAGTTCTAAGTGCTGTTCAACTAGCAAAGGAGCTATATGGAGACACTGACATCATGGTAACAGGGCACTCAATGGGAGGAGCAATGGCTGCATTATGCGGACTTGATCTTCGT CTCACTCTTGGAAAGCAGCAGAAAGTCCAGGTCGTGACATTTGGGCAACCTAGGATTGGAAATGCTGTTTTTGCATCCTACTATAGCGAAGTTGTCCCGGACACCTTTCGTGTCACACATGGAAATGATATGGTGCCTCATCTGCCCCCctattactcctattttccGCAGAAAACGTACCATCACTTCCCAAGAGAG GTCTGGATCCGCGATCTTGCATTTGGAAGCTTTGTTTATACAGTCGAGAAGGTTTGTGATGGTTCTGGGGAAGACCCAACTTGTAGCAG ATCTGTGAGGGGAAACAGCATTGCTGATCACTTGATATACTATGGCGTTGAAATGGGATGCAATGAGTCGACAAGCACGTGCAGGATTGTGATGGACCAGGGTCTTGCTGCCTATGGCTTGACAGATGCTGATGGGAATTTTGTTGTATTGAGGGATCCACCAAAGTCGGTCTTGAAATTAAATACAGACGGAGGCAATCGAAGCACCCTGGTTTAG
- the LOC125219372 gene encoding UDP-glucosyltransferase 29-like isoform X1 — protein sequence MEEKKESFKILMFPWLAHGHIFPYLELAKRLSATHHFTMYLCSTTVNLDSIKSSISSEDDAAASVKLIELHMPSPPQLPPHLHTTSNLPSHLLLTLMKTFQESSSSFSDILDSLKPDLVIFDVYQPWAPKITSSKGIPCVYFSTSGPTALSYLHHLYTVGSGATFPFPAISLPDDDLTRRLALLAQNLRDADDDFAYGAMARSTGIVLSKSSRHVEQKYADYLSALSKKKIVCTGPLIAADANEHDDFEIMKWLNGKNLDSTIYISFGSECFLSKKQIEEIAKGLDLCDASFLWVIRFPAEEEAGTSIRLVEEELPAGFIETTKERGLVVTRWAPQTKILGHPSIGGFVSHCGRSSITESMYFGVPVIAMPMNADQPMNAQLMVELGVGVEVEKDHENGVYVGEEVAKAINKVIEEKNVLYEGLRSRARRLSETLREKEDEEVNEVAQQVSSY from the coding sequence AtggaagagaagaaagaaagctTCAAAATCCTCATGTTCCCATGGTTAGCTCATGGACACATATTCCCATACCTCGAACTCGCCAAACGCCTCTCAGCAACGCACCACTTCACCATGTACCTTTGCTCCACCACTGTCAACCTTGATTCAATCAAATCCAGCATCTCGTCCGAAGATGATGCTGCTGCATCAGTGAAACTAATCGAGCTGCACATGCCGTCTCCCCCTCAACTCCCTCCCCACCTCCACACCACCAGTAACCTCCCCTCCCACCTCCTCCTAACCCTCATGAAAACCTTCCAAGAATCAAGCTCAAGCTTCTCAGACATCTTGGATTCCCTAAAGCCAGATCTTGTCATATTCGACGTATACCAACCATGGGCGCCCAAGATCACGTCATCCAAAGGTATACCTTGTGTCTACTTCTCAACCTCCGGTCCAACAGCCTTGTCTTACCTCCACCATTTATACACAGTGGGGAGTGGTGCTACCTTCCCATTTCCAGCTATTAGTCTGCCCGATGATGATCTTACCAGGCGGCTAGCTCTTCTCGCGCAAAATTTGAGGGACGCAGATGATGATTTTGCTTACGGAGCGATGGCAAGATCAACAGGCATAGTCTTGTCAAAGAGCTCTAGGCATGTTGAACAAAAGTATGCAGACTATCTCTCTGCTTTGAGCAAAAAGAAGATAGTTTGCACCGGCCCCTTGATCGCTGCTGATGCTAACGAGCACGATGATTTCGAGATAATGAAATGGCTAAATGGGAAGAATCTTGATTCTACCATATACATCTCCTTTGGCAGTGAATGCTTTTTATCCAAGAAGCAGATTGAAGAAATAGCAAAAGGGCTGGATCTTTGTGATGCTAGCTTCTTGTGGGTGATCAGATTTCCTGCTGAGGAGGAGGCGGGAACGAGCATCAGACTGGTCGAAGAAGAACTGCCAGCAGGGTTTATTGAAACAACGAAGGAGAGAGGGTTGGTTGTGACTAGATGGGCGCCACAGACGAAGATATTAGGCCATCCGAGTATAGGTGGCTTTGTGAGTCATTGTGGAAGGAGTTCAATCACGGAGAGCATGTATTTTGGTGTTCCGGTTATAGCCATGCCGATGAATGCTGACCAGCCTATGAACGCTCAGCTAATGGTGGAGCTCGGTGTTGGTGTGGAGGTGGAAAAGGATCATGAAAATGGAGTGTATGTTGGAGAGGAGGTTGCCAAAGCAATCAATAAGGTGATTGAGGAGAAGAATGTGTTGTATGAAGGTCTGAGGAGCAGGGCTCGGAGATTGAGTGAGACGTTGCGAGAGAAGGAAGACGAAGAGGTGAATGAAGTAGCTCAGCAGGTCAGCAGCTATTGA
- the LOC125224311 gene encoding probable inactive protein kinase DDB_G0270444 isoform X2, whose product MGCGKSKHAVATQNTITKSKSRSIKKQDPKAAEIPKNGENKAVNDSVILNKNEILAPNKIESEVVEAEEEEVKKEEAAAVAEIVHEKKEEIIKYEELKEENKEEVKADVEERESAAVIEAVREQEEDKEIKNEELKEEKKDEVKADQDDVVSQQVGVTSFSSSSAVEKISGDENGMVKEESKVAVAEEEGNEGKGGYAAAAAVDVKGN is encoded by the exons ATGGGGTGTGGCAAATCAAAGCACGCTGTTGCAACACAAAACACCATCACCAAGAGCAAGAGCAGGAGCATCAAAAAGCAAGATCCAAAAGCTGCTGAAATTCCCAAAAATGGTGAAAATAAAGCTGTTAATGATTCAGTCATTTTGAATAAGAATGAAATCCTAGCTCCCAACAAGATAGAATCCGAGGTTGTTGAGGCCGAGGAAGAAGAGGTCAAGAAAGAGGAGGCTGCTGCTGTTGCAGAGATTGTGCATgagaaaaaggaagaaatcATTAAGTATGAGGAATTGAAGGAAGAGAATAAAGAGGAGGTGAAGGCTGATGTTGAGGAGCGAGAAAGCGCTGCAGTCATCGAGGCTGTGAGGGagcaagaagaagataaagagATCAAGAATGAGGAGTTGAaggaagagaagaaagatgaGGTTAAGGCTGATCAAGACGATGTGGTTTCTCAGCAAGTAggagtcacttctttttcttcttctagtGCTGTGGAGAAGATCTCTGGAGACGAAAACGGTATGGTTAAGGAAGAAAGCAAGGTTGCAGTAGCAGAGGAAGAAGGGAACGAAGGAAAAG GAGGAtatgcagcagcagcagcagttGATGTGAAGGGAaactga
- the LOC125219373 gene encoding UDP-glucosyltransferase 29-like has product MEREKQESFKVLMFPWLAHGHIFPYLELAKRLSTTHHFTMYLCSTAVNLDSIKSSISSEDDAAASVKLVELHMPSLPHLPPHLHSTRNLPSHLIPTLMKTFQESSSSFSDIIDSLKPDLVIFDVYQPWAPKIASSKGVPCVHFSIPGVTVLSFLHHLYTLGSRATYPFPAISLPDEDLLRQVALLAENLKDADDDFVFGVMTRSTDIVLSRSSRHVEQKYADYLSALSRKEIVCTGSLIVADANKHDESEIMKWLNGKNLDSTIYISFGSECFLSKKQIVEIAKGLQLCDVNFLWVIRYPAEEAGTGIRLIEEELPAGFLETMKDKGLVVTGWAPQTKILDHPSIGGFVSHCGRSSITESMYFGVPVIAMPMNADQPFNAQLVVELGVGVDVEKDHENGVYAGEEVAKAINKVMVEKNTLYEGLKSRARRLSETLREKEEEEVNEVAQQLLKICVKNKK; this is encoded by the coding sequence atggagagagagaaacaagaaAGCTTCAAAGTCCTCATGTTCCCATGGTTAGCTCATGGACACATATTCCCGTACCTCGAACTCGCCAAACGCCTCTCGACAACACACCACTTCACCATGTACCTTTGCTCCACCGCTGTCAACCTTGATTCAATCAAGTCCAGCATCTCGTCCGAAGATGATGCTGCTGCATCAGTGAAACTAGTAGAGCTGCACATGCCATCTCTTCCTCATCTCCCTCCCCACCTCCACTCCACCAGGAATCTCCCCTCCCATCTTATCCCAACCCTTATGAAAACCTTTCAAGAATCAAGCTCTAGCTTCTCAGATATCATAGATTCTCTAAAGCCAGATCTTGTCATATTCGACGTATACCAACCATGGGCGCCCAAGATCGCTTCGTCTAAAGGTGTACCTTGTGTCCACTTCTCAATCCCTGGTGTAACAGTGTTGTCTTTCCTCCACCATTTGTATACACTGGGTAGTAGGGCCACCTACCCATTTCCAGCTATAAGTCTGCCTGATGAAGATTTGCTCAGGCAGGTAGCTCTTCTCGCGGAAAATTTGAAGGACGCAGATGATGATTTTGTGTTCGGAGTGATGACAAGATCAACAGACATAGTCTTGTCAAGGAGCTCTAGGCATGTTGAACAAAAGTATGCAGACTATCTCTCTGCTTTGAGCAGAAAGGAGATAGTATGCACCGGCTCCTTAATCGTTGCTGATGCTAACAAGCACGATGAATCAGAGATCATGAAATGGCTAAATGGGAAGAATCTTGATTCTACCATTTACATCTCCTTTGGCAGTGAGTGCTTTTTATCCAAGAAGCAGATTGTGGAAATAGCAAAAGGGCTGCAGCTTTGTGATGTTAACTTTCTGTGGGTGATCAGATATCCTGCTGAGGAGGCGGGAACGGGAATCAGATTGATCGAAGAAGAACTGCCTGCAGGGTTTCTCGAAACAATGAAGGACAAAGGGTTGGTTGTGACTGGCTGGGCGCCACAGACGAAGATTTTAGACCATCCTAGTATAGGTGGTTTTGTGAGTCATTGTGGAAGGAGTTCAATCACAGAGAGCATGTATTTTGGGGTCCCGGTTATAGCCATGCCCATGAATGCTGACCAGCCTTTCAATGCTCAACTAGTGGTGGAGCTCGGTGTTGGTGTGGATGTCGAAAAGGATCACGAAAATGGAGTGTATGCGGGAGAGGAGGTTGCCAAAGCAATCAATAAGGTGATGGTGGAGAAGAACACGTTGTATGAAGGTCTGAAGAGCAGAGCTCGGAGATTGAGTGAGACgttgagagagaaggaagaagaagaggtgAATGAAGTAGCTCAGCAGCTACTGAAGATTTGTGTCAAGAACAAGAAATAA
- the LOC125224311 gene encoding probable inactive protein kinase DDB_G0270444 isoform X1 produces the protein MGCGKSKHAVATQNTITKSKSRSIKKQDPKAAEIPKNGENKAVNDSVILNKNEILAPNKIESEVVEAEEEEVKKEEAAAVAEIVHEKKEEIIKYEELKEENKEEVKADVEERESAAVIEAVREQEEDKEIKNEELKEEKKDEVKADQDDVVSQQVGVTSFSSSSAVEKISGDENGMVKEESKVAVAEEEGNEGKEELDQEIKLCRREESC, from the exons ATGGGGTGTGGCAAATCAAAGCACGCTGTTGCAACACAAAACACCATCACCAAGAGCAAGAGCAGGAGCATCAAAAAGCAAGATCCAAAAGCTGCTGAAATTCCCAAAAATGGTGAAAATAAAGCTGTTAATGATTCAGTCATTTTGAATAAGAATGAAATCCTAGCTCCCAACAAGATAGAATCCGAGGTTGTTGAGGCCGAGGAAGAAGAGGTCAAGAAAGAGGAGGCTGCTGCTGTTGCAGAGATTGTGCATgagaaaaaggaagaaatcATTAAGTATGAGGAATTGAAGGAAGAGAATAAAGAGGAGGTGAAGGCTGATGTTGAGGAGCGAGAAAGCGCTGCAGTCATCGAGGCTGTGAGGGagcaagaagaagataaagagATCAAGAATGAGGAGTTGAaggaagagaagaaagatgaGGTTAAGGCTGATCAAGACGATGTGGTTTCTCAGCAAGTAggagtcacttctttttcttcttctagtGCTGTGGAGAAGATCTCTGGAGACGAAAACGGTATGGTTAAGGAAGAAAGCAAGGTTGCAGTAGCAGAGGAAGAAGGGAACGAAGGAAAAG aAGAGTTGGATCAAGAAATAAAACTCTGTAGAAGAGAAGAATCATGCTGA
- the LOC125224050 gene encoding UDP-glucosyltransferase 29-like codes for MERVKQESCKVLMFPWLAHGHIFPYLELAKRLSTTHHFSMYLCSTTVNLDSIKSSIFSEDDAAASVKLVELHMPSLPHLPPHLHTTRNLPSHLIPTLMKTFQESSSSFSDIMDSLKPDLVIFDVYQPWAPKIASSKGVPCVHFSTPGAMALSFLHHMYTVGSGATFPFPAISLPDNDLPRQLALLGQNLKDADDEFAYGAMARSTDIVLLKSSKHVEEKYADYLSPLIKKKIVCTGPLIAADANKHDDSEIMTWLNGKNLDSTIYISFGSECFLSKMQIAEIAKGLQLCDFNFLWVIRFPAEEEAGTGIKLIEELLPVGFLEKVKERGLVVTRWAPQKKILGHPSIGGFVSHCGMSSIMESMYFGVPVIAMPMNIDQPMNAQLVVELGVGVEVEKDRENGVYVGEEVAKAINKVMVEKNALYEGLRSRARRLSETMREKEDEEVNEVAQQLLKICVKNKK; via the coding sequence ATGGAGAGAGTGAAACAAGAAAGCTGCAAAGTCCTCATGTTCCCATGGTTAGCTCATGGACACATATTCCCGTACCTCGAACTCGCCAAACGCCTCTCGACAACACACCACTTCTCCATGTACCTCTGCTCCACCACTGTCAACCTTGATTCAATCAAATCCAGCATCTTCTCCGAAGATGATGCAGCTGCATCAGTGAAACTAGTAGAGCTGCACATGCCATCTCTTCCTCATCTCCCTCCTCACCTCCACACCACCAGGAATCTCCCCTCCCATCTTATCCCAACCCTTATGAAAACCTTTCAAGAATCAAGCTCTAGCTTCTCAGATATCATGGATTCTCTTAAGCCAGATCTTGTCATATTCGACGTATACCAACCATGGGCGCCCAAGATCGCTTCATCCAAAGGTGTACCCTGTGTCCACTTCTCAACCCCTGGAGCAATGGCCTTGTCTTTCCTCCACCATATGTATACAGTGGGGAGTGGTGCTACTTTTCCATTTCCAGCTATAAGTCTTCCTGATAATGATCTGCCCAGGCAGCTAGCCCTTCTCGGGCAAAATTTGAAGGACGCAGATGATGAGTTTGCATATGGAGCGATGGCAAGATCAACAGACATAGTTTTGTTAAAGAGCTCCAAGCATGTTGAGGAGAAGTATGCAGACTATCTCTCTCCtttgataaaaaagaagatagtTTGCACCGGCCCCCTGATCGCTGCTGATGCTAACAAGCACGATGACTCAGAGATCATGACATGGCTAAATGGGAAGAATCTTGATTCTACCATATACATCTCCTTTGGCAGTGAATGCTTTTTATCCAAGATGCAGATTGCAGAAATAGCAAAAGGGCTGCAGCTTTGTGATTTCAACTTCTTGTGGGTGATCAGATTTCCAGCTGAGGAGGAGGCGGGCACGGGCATCAAATTGATCGAAGAACTACTGCCTGTGGGGTTTCTTGAAAAAGTGAAGGAGAGGGGGTTGGTTGTGACTAGATGGGCGCCACAGAAGAAGATATTAGGCCATCCGAGTATAGGTGGCTTTGTGAGTCATTGTGGAATGAGTTCAATCATGGAGAGCATGTATTTTGGTGTTCCGGTTATAGCCATGCCCATGAATATTGACCAGCCTATGAACGCTCAGTTAGTGGTGGAGCTCGGTGTTGGTGTGGAGGTGGAAAAGGATCGCGAAAATGGAGTGTATGTGGGAGAGGAGGTTGCCAAAGCAATCAATAAGGTGATGGTGGAGAAGAACGCGTTGTATGAAGGTCTGAGGAGCAGAGCTCGTAGATTGAGTGAGACgatgagagagaaggaagacGAAGAGGTGAATGAAGTAGCTCAGCAGCTATTGAAGATTTGTGTCAAGAACAAGAAATAA
- the LOC125217792 gene encoding UDP-glucosyltransferase 29-like produces MEREKQESFKVLMFPWLAHGHVFPFLELAKRLSTTHYFTLYLCSTTVNLDSIKSSISSDDAAAASVKLVELQIPSPPELPPHLHTTKNLPSHLITTLIKTFQESSSSFSDIIDSLKPDLVIFDVLQPFAPKVASSKGIPSVYFSTSGSMPASYLHHLYTVGSGATFPFPAISLPDDELPRRLALLAQYMKDADDDFAYGALTRSTDIVLSKSSRHVEEKYADYLSALSKKQIVCTGPLIAADVNRHEDIEIMKWLNGKTLDSTIYISFGSECFLSKKQIEEIAKGLQLCDVNFLWVIRFPAEEVSGMSIRMIEEELPAGFLETVKERGLVVTRWAPQTKILGHPSIGGFVSHCGRSSITESMYFGVPVIAMPMNVDQPMNAQLMVELGVGVVVEKDHENGVYVGEEVAKAINKVMVEKNALYEGLRSRARRLSETMREKEDEEVNEVAQQLLKICAKNKK; encoded by the coding sequence atggagagagagaagcaaGAAAGCTTCAAAGTCCTCATGTTTCCATGGTTAGCTCATGGACATGTATTCCCATTCCTCGAACTCGCCAAACGCCTCTCAACGACACACTACTTCACCTTGTACCTATGCTCCACCACTGTCAACCTTGATTCAATCAAATCCAGCATCTCGTCTGACGATGCTGCTGCTGCATCAGTGAAACTAGTAGAGCTGCAGATTCCATCTCCCCCTGAACTCCCTCCCCACCTCCACACCACCAAGAATCTCCCCTCCCATCTTATCACAACCCTTATCAAAACCTTCCAAGAATCAAGCTCAAGCTTCTCAGACATCATAGATTCTCTAAAGCCAGATCTTGTCATATTTGACGTATTACAACCATTTGCGCCCAAGGTTGCTTCATCCAAAGGTATACCTAGTGTCTACTTCTCCACCTCTGGATCAATGCCCGCGTCTTACCTCCACCATTTGTATACAGTGGGGAGTGGTGCTACCTTCCCATTTCCAGCTATAAGCCTTCCTGATGATGAGTTGCCAAGGAGGCTTGCCCTTCTTGCGCAATATATGAAGGACGCAGATGATGATTTTGCTTACGGAGCATTGACAAGATCAACAGACATAGTCCTGTCAAAGAGCTCCAGGCATGTTGAAGAGAAGTATGCAGACTATCTCTCTGCTTTGAGCAAAAAGCAGATAGTTTGCACCGGCCCCTTGATCGCTGCGGATGTTAACAGGCACGAGGATATCGAGATCATGAAATGGCTAAATGGGAAGACTCTTGATTCTACCATATACATCTCCTTTGGCAGTGAATGCTTTTTATCCAAGAAGCAGATTGAAGAAATAGCAAAAGGGCTGCAGCTTTGTGATGTTAACTTCTTGTGGGTGATCAGATTTCCTGCTGAGGAGGTGTCGGGAATGAGCATCAGAATGATCGAAGAAGAACTTCCTGCAGGGTTTCTTGAAACAGTGAAGGAGAGGGGGTTGGTTGTGACTAGATGGGCGCCACAAACGAAGATATTAGGCCATCCGAGTATAGGTGGCTTTGTGAGTCATTGTGGAAGGAGTTCAATCACAGAGAGTATGTATTTTGGCGTTCCGGTTATAGCCATGCCTATGAATGTTGATCAGCCTATGAACGCTCAGCTAATGGTGGAGCTCGGTGTTGGAGTGGTGGTGGAAAAGGATCATGAAAATGGAGTTTATGTGGGAGAGGAGGTTGCCAAAGCAATCAATAAGGTGATGGTGGAGAAGAACGCGTTGTATGAAGGTCTGAGGAGCAGAGCTCGGAGATTGAGTGAGACgatgagagagaaggaagacGAAGAGGTGAATGAAGTAGCTCAGCAGCTATTGAAGATTTGTGCCAAGAACAAGAAATAA